Part of the Oscillospiraceae bacterium genome, CAAGAACGAAACCGTTCTTGCTTTTTTACTTATATCAGTTTTTCGCAAAAGCTTTTCATAACCTGAGATATTTTGATTTGCTGAGGGCATATTCCCTCGCAGGCTTTACATTCGATGCAGGCTGTGGGGCGTTTGCTTTCTTCGATATTTGCTAAAATCTCAGAGGAAATTTTTTCTTTTCCTTCGTAAGTGTTAGCGTTGTAAAGATTTATAATATTGGGAATTTCAATTTCGTTTGGACAGTATTTGACACAGTAACGGCAAGATGTACAGGGAACACCCTTTGCCAGTAAGTCTCCGATTTCCGTGAGCTTTTTGAAAAGCTCGGGAGCTACAGGCTCATTTGTCTTAAAGGTTTCAATATTGTCTTTAAGCTGCTGCATATTGGACATACCCGATAAAATAACCGTTGCCTCGTCAATTGCCTGAAGAAAACGAAAGGCAATAGAGGGAATAGGCTTGTTGGGGAAAAGAGCTTCAAGCTGTTTTTTTATAGCTTGAGGTGGATTTGCAAGGCCTCCGCCACGAACAGGCTCCATAATCCAGACGGGAATATTGTAGGACTTAAGACAATCAAGATATTCCTTTACATTTTGCAAATTCCAATCAAGATAATTTATCTGAAGCTGACAAAATTCAAGATGCTCCGAATAAGCCTCTAAAAATCTTTTGAACACAGGGAAGGAAGCGTGGGCAGAAAAGCCTAAATGACGGATTTTACCCGCCTTTTTTTGCTTTAAAAGGTATTTTGTCAGACCTAAGCTTTCGTCTAAATAAAAATCAATGTTGCTGTCATTGACACTGTGGAAAAGATAAAAATCAAAATAGTCAACCTTACATTTTTCAAGCTGTTTTTCGAAAATTTCCTCTTTTTTTACAAAGGTAGAGGTATCACAGCCGGGGAATTTAGAGGCAAGAAAATAGCTCTCACGGGGATATTTTGACAAAAGCTCACCTAAAACGGTTTCCGATTTTCCGTCGTGATAAAACCAAGCGGTATCAAAATAATTGATGCCGTTTTTGAGAGCGTAATCAATCATCTCTGCGGTTTGTTCTTTGTCAATCTCGCCGTTTTGCAAAAGGGGAAATCTCATAGCCCCCAAGCCCAGCATAGAGAGCTTAAGCTCTTTAAAATCCTTGTAAATCATAATTTATCCTCCTCAAATTTCTCGGTGCTTTTAATT contains:
- a CDS encoding 4Fe-4S dicluster domain-containing protein; translation: MIYKDFKELKLSMLGLGAMRFPLLQNGEIDKEQTAEMIDYALKNGINYFDTAWFYHDGKSETVLGELLSKYPRESYFLASKFPGCDTSTFVKKEEIFEKQLEKCKVDYFDFYLFHSVNDSNIDFYLDESLGLTKYLLKQKKAGKIRHLGFSAHASFPVFKRFLEAYSEHLEFCQLQINYLDWNLQNVKEYLDCLKSYNIPVWIMEPVRGGGLANPPQAIKKQLEALFPNKPIPSIAFRFLQAIDEATVILSGMSNMQQLKDNIETFKTNEPVAPELFKKLTEIGDLLAKGVPCTSCRYCVKYCPNEIEIPNIINLYNANTYEGKEKISSEILANIEESKRPTACIECKACEGICPQQIKISQVMKSFCEKLI